CGTGGAAGACGGGGAAGTAATCGGCCGGCGTGTAGAAGCCTGTGTGGTCGCCGAACGGCCCCTCGAGCTGCATGGGCTCGGCGGGGTCGACGTACCCCTCGAGCACGATCTCAGCCTCGGCCGGGATGCGCAGGTCGCAGGTCAGCGCCCGCGCAGTCGAAAGCGGCTCGCGGCGCAGGAACCCGCTGAACAGGTACTCGTCGATCCCGGGGGGCAGGGGCGCGGTGGGCGTGTACATGGTGGTCGGATCGGCGCCCAGCGCCACGACCACGGCCATAGGAGACACCCCCGCCGCCCGGTGCTTGCGGTAGTGCGCGGCCCCGCCCTTGTGCCGCTGCCAGTGCATCATCGTGGTGCGAGGCCCGGTCACCTGCATGCGGTAGCACCCCACGTTCTGCACGCCGGTCTCGGGGTCGCGGCTGATGACCATGGGCAGGGTGATGAACGGCCCCGCGTCCCCGGGCCAGCAGGTCAGGACGGGGAGTCGGCGGACATCGACCGCGTCGCCCTCGAGGACCACTGCCTGGCACGGGGCCTTGCCGCGGTGCGCTCTGGGCGGCACGCGCGCCAGCTCCGCGAACCTGGGCAGCATCTGCACCTTGGCCCAGAGCCCTTCGGGGACTTCCGGCTGGAGCAGCCGCGCGATGCGCTCGCCGTGCTCGCTAACGTCGCTGACGCCCAGAGCCATGGCCATGCGCTTCCAGGAGCCGAACAGGTTGATAGCCGCCGGCATCTCGCTGCGGCTGCCGTCGTCCAGCAGGGGGTGCTCGAAGAGCAGCGCCTTGCCGCCGCCCGGCTGCTTCATGACGCGGTCCGCGATCTCCGCGATTTCGAGGCGCGCGGCGACTGGCTCGGTGATGCGCACCAGCTCGCCCTGCCGGTCCAGGTCGTCGAGGAAGGCGCGGAGGTTCTTGGCAGCCATGGCGGCTACCGCCAGCGGAAGACGGCGAGCGCCGCAGCAAACGAGCCCACGCCCCAGGCCAGCACGATGCCCAGCGAGGCTGCGGTCGCCACCAGGGCGGCGCCCTCAACCATCACGGCGCGCAGCGCGTCCACCAGCGCGGTCAGCGGCAGGGCGCGGATGAAGGGCTGCATGGCGGCCGGGAAATGGTCGGAGGAGAAGAACACTCCCGACAGCACCCACATCGGCACAGCCACCAGGTTCATCAGCCCCTGCACGGCTTCAATGCTGCGCGCGCGGCTGGCCACCAGCACGCCCAGCCCGGTGAACGCAAACGCGCCCAGCGTCGAGATCAGCAGCACCCCGGCCAGGGAACCCCTCACACTGACATCGAAGACCAGGCGGGCGAAGAGCAGGATCGCGGCCAGCTCGCCGGCCAGGAAGACGAGGCGTGACAGCATGAAGGAGAGCAGGAAATCCGCCCGGCGCATGGGCGTGGCGGCGAGGCGCTTGAGCAGCTTCCCCGTGCGCATACGGACCAGGGCGAAGCCCACCCCCCAAAGCCCGGTGCCCAGCAAGTTGAGCCCGATCAGCCCGGGGATCAGGAAGTCGATGTAGCGGCTCCCCTTCTCCGTGACCCTCAGGTCCATCACCGGCCGCGCATCGCTCCGGCCGGCCGCGCGCTGCAGCGCGTCGTCCACGGCCAGCCGGGCAAGGCGGCTTTCCGGCCTGGTGGGGTCGTAGTGATAGGTGACCCCCTCCGCCGCGGGCACAACCAGTAAGGCAATTTCTCCGCGGCGCAACGCCTCCCGGGCACCCGCGGGCTCGACCATCCGCGTGGCAAAGCCGTCGGCAGATGCCAGCGCCGCCGCAACCTGTGCGGACCCCGGGCCCGCCTCGATGCCCACGTGGATCCGTTCCGGGCCGCGGTTGCGGAACGCGATGCCCAGCGCGACCGCCAGCAGGATGGGGAAGAAGAACGTCCAGAATACGGCTTCCGGCTCGCGCCCGAACTCGCGCAGCCTGACCAGCGTGAGCTGCACCAGCGGCAGCGTGTCCAGCCTGCTACTCATCGCGCAGCGGCCGGCCCGTCAGGGTCACAAACACGTCTTCCAGCGAGGCGTGGTGCGTGCTAAGGCTGGACAGCGCCGCGCCCCGACGCTCGAGCGCCTCGAGCAGCGCCGGCACTGCAGTGTGGACCTCCCGCACGGTGAGCGAGACACGGCTCGCCAGCGTGCGGACTCCCGTGACACCCGGCAGCCGCTGGAGCTCGCTTGCGTCGGGGGACGCAGCGCCGTTGGCCAGCGTGAAATCGACCACGTGCTCGGCGCCCAGCGAGGCCACGAGCTCGGCGGGCGCGCCCAGCGCCAGGATGCGGCCGTGGTCCATGATCGCCACCCGGTCGCAAAGCCGTGCCGCCTCCTCCATGTAGTGCGTGGTCAGCAGCACGGTGCGTCCGGAGGCGCGATAGCCCTCGATCAGCTCCCAGAGCGCCCGGCGCGACTGCGGATCCAGACCGGTGGTGGGCTCGTCCAGAAAGAGCAGGTCAGGTTCGCCGACCAGCGCGCAGGCCACGGCCAGCCGCTGCTTCTGCCCGCCCGACAATCGGCCTACCCGGGCGCCGCGCTTGTCCGCGAGCTGCACAGCGTCGATCACCTCGCCGACCGACGGGCCGCGTCCATAAAAGCTCCGGAACAGCCGGATCGTTTCTTCTACGGTCAGCTTCTCCGGCAGCCGCGTCTCCTGCAACTGGATCCCCAGCCGCTGCCGCAGCTCCCGCGCCTCGCGATCCCAGCTCCGGCCCAGTACGCGGACCGACCCCTCGTCCGGCTCGAGCAGCCCCTCGAGCACCTCGATGGTGGTGGTCTTGCCCGCGCCGTTCGGACCCAACAGCCCGAAGCACTCGCCGGCCTGAACCTCGAGGTCCAGGCCGGCCACGGCGGTGACGTCGCCATAGCGCTTGACCAGGCCGCGGCACTCGAGCGCGGCGCCGCCCGGCGCCGCACCAGCGGAGGCCGCGCTGGCCAGAGAACTTCGCATCATCCCACTTATCCGACCGGCGCCATCGCCTCGCCGGCACTGCTCTGTGCCGCGGCCAGCACCCGCTCCGCCCGGCGCACGGCCTCGTGCAGCGGCGACTCGCCATGACGGGCGGCGTCATCCAGGATCTCGCCCAACGCGCTGCCGATCTGCAGCACGCGTGCCTCGACCTGTTCCCGGCTCCAGCCAAGCACCTCGAGCGCGCCATGCGCGATGGCGCCACCCGCATTGATCACAAAGTCCGGGGCGTAGAGGATGCCTCGCTCGTGCAGGCGCTCGGCATCGCCCGCGTCCTCTAGTTGGTTGTTGGCCGAGCCGGCGACCACCCGGCAGCGCAGGCGCGGAATGCTGCGCGCGTTCAGAATGCCGCCGATCGCGCAGGGCGCGAACACGTCGCAGGGCGTGTCGTACGCCACTTCCGGCGCCACCACCTCCGCGCCCAGCTCGCGAGCCAGCCCCGCGGCGCGGTCCGGCAACGCATCGGAGAGGAGCAGCCTGACGCCGGCCTCTGCCAGCCGCCGGGCGAGTGGCGCACCCACGTCGCCCACTCCCTGTACCAGCACGCTGTGGCCCTCGAGGCCCGCCGTGCCGAAGGCGCGATCGCATGCCGCGCCGAGTCCCGCGAAGACGCCCAGTGCGGTCCACGGCCCCGGGTCGCCGGCGCCACCTTCCTCGGGGTAGCGGCCGAACACCCGGCTGGTCCGGCGCCCCACAATGCCCATGTCGGCCGGCGTGGTGCCCAGGTCCACGCCCGTGCCGTACGCGCCGCCCAGCGATTCCACCATCTCGCCGAAGCGCAGCAGCAGTCCTTCCCGCTCTTCCTGCCCGAGCGGCCCGGGGATGGCGAGCACCGCCTTGCCACCGCCGAAGGGAAAGTTGATGGCCGCCCATTTCAGGGTCATGCCCTGGGCCAGGCGCAGCGCGTCGCGCAGCGCTTCGGAGGGGCTGCCGTACACCTTCATCCGGCAGCCGCCCATGGCCATCCCCAGGCTGCGGTCATGAAGGGCAATGAAGATCCAGGCACCGGAAGGACGGTCGTAGCGGACCACGACGCTTTCGCCGTCCCACGCGCGAATCAGCTCTTCCATACGCCTTTCCCGGGTTGAGCGCGGTTACTGACCCCGCGAAGATGCCGTCCGGTAGCCGGTTTGGCAACCGGATGTTATGGTCTCCGGGTTGCGCTGCCGCACTCTCGATCCCCGAAAAAGCGCATGAGCCAGCACGCACGGGCAGGCAGCGCCGCTGCCGGCGCCACGCTCCCCGGATACCTCTTCGCCCTGGGCGCGGGCGCGCTATGGGGCACAACGGGAGCGCTGAGCACCGCGCTCCAGCGCATCGGCGCAGAGCTGACGGCGGTGGGCTTCTGGCGTATCCTGTTGGCGACGCTTGGCTTCCTGATTTACGGGGTGCTGCGTCGCGAGCTGTTCCATATCGACCGCCGCGGGTTGCTGCTGGTGGGGCTCGGCGGCGGCGTCCTGGTCGCGCTCTTCGAGGTCGCCTATCAGTTCGCCATTGCCGGCGCGGGCGTGGCCGGCGCGGCCACGCTGCTCTACACCGCGCCCATCATGGTGGCGCTCCTGGCGCGGCCACTGCTGGGTGAGGCGCTGACACCCACCCGCGTGGGACTGGCCCTTGTGGTCATGGTGGGCGTGGCGCTCACCGTGGGGGGGTACGCCGGGGGGGAGAACGGTGCGGGCGACGCCGCGGGCACGTCCCGCGCCGTCGGCGTCCTGGGCGGGCTGCTGGCCGCCGCCAGCTACGCCGGCACTACGCTGCTCGCCCGTTTCGCCGTGCCCCGCTACGGGGCGGCCAGGGTGCTGTTCCTGGAGCTCGCCGGGGGGACCGCCATGCTGGCGCTCTTCCTCCCGCTAGCGGGGCACGCGCCCGCGCCCGCGACTTCCACGGCCGGCTGGATCTACATTGTGGGGCTGGGCATCGGCTCCGTACTCCTGGCCAACTTCTGCTTCTTCGCCGCGGTCCGCCGCATCGACGCCGCGCCCACCGCGGTTGCCGCCAGCATCGAGCCCGTGGTCAGCGCACTGCTGGCGCTGGCCTTCCTCAGCCAGCGGCTCACGCTCACCGGCTGGCTGGGGCTGCTCATGGTCGTCGGGGGCGTGGCTGCCGGCTACTGGCGCGAGGCCGCACAGCCACCAGGCGCGGCGGCGGCGGAGCGGGAGCAGGAGCTGGCGGCCGCGCGCTAAGACACACCTTCGGTGCCTACCCACGGAATTTCACTGCCGGGGAGAGAGAGGGCGGACAGCGTGCCCGTCAAGCCGGGTAACCCACTGCCCTTTAAGCGTGCGGGACGACGCTCTGGCGGCACCCGTGTTTGCCTCTCCCCCGCTGGAATCCGTACGTCGGGTTTTCCCCAGCACGGCTTCAAAGCGGACATGGCCGAGTTCGACGAGATCGTCGGACGCGCTCGCAGAGCCGCGAAGCGAGCGGGGCTCAGGAAGGCGGACGTCAAAAAGGCGATCAAGGCAGTGCGAGACCGCGCGTGAGAGTCGTACTCGACCCGAACGTCGTGGTCTCCGGCTTCTTCTTCGGCGGAGTCCCGGGAACAATTCTGGAAGCCTGGCACCGTGGACGAGTGGACCTCGTTTTGTCGGCTTCGTCCCAGCCCTAGCGCTTCTCCCCGACGTGAATGGTCGCGATCCCGCCCGTCAGCTTTTCCCAGCGCACGCGCTCCAGTCCCGCGCCCTCCATCCGCCGGGCGAGAGGCTCGGCCGCCGGGAACTCGAGCACGGAGGCGGGGAGGTAGCTGTAGGCGCTCTGGTGGCCTGAGGCCAGCCGGCCGATCCAGGGGAGCAGTCGCCGGAAGTAGAAGAGGTAGAGGCGGCGGAACAGCCGGCCGGTCGGGATCCCGAACTCGAGCACGACCAGCCGGCCGCCCGGCCGGAGCACCCGGACCAGCTCGCGCAGCCCCGCATCCAGATCCGCCAGGTTGCGCACGCCGAAGCCGACAATGCCTGCGTCAAGGCGTCCATCCGGGAAGGGCAGCCGCAAGGTGTCCGCACAGGCCAAGCGGATCATTCCGCCAGAGAGCTTCCGCCTTCCGCACTGGAGCATGTGGAGAGAGAAGTCAGCGGCAACGACCCTTGCGCATGTGCCGGCCTGCCGCACCAGCTCGACTGCCAGGTCCAGCGTACCAGCGCAGGCGTCGAGGTAGAGCCCCGAAGTACCCGATCCCCCTCTGGTGGGGCCACCCCGCCCCCCATCCAGCAGCCGGGCCACGGCCCGCCGGCGCCAACGCCGGTCAAAATTCAGGCTCAGCAGGTGGTTGAGCAGGTCGTACCGTGGCGCGATGGCATTGAACAGTCGGCGCACGGCGGCGGCCTTCTCGGCGGGCGGCGGCAGAATGCCGGGATCAAGGTTGGCTCGCGGCATCGCGCCAGCGTCTCTTGTTGCGTACAATGGGGCACCAGCAGCGCAGGCGGGCCGAAGCTAGCCGCGCTCCGGCCGCCGGGCAACTCCAAGGTGAAACCCGAACCGCACGGCGCCGTAAGGAAAACCACATCGCGGGGCGGGGCGCAGCACGCCCATCCGCCCTGACGAGGGCCCCCGGGGTCCACGCACGGGCGCGTGGCCAGCCGCCCCGGGCGCGGGCACGCGGACGTGTGGAGTACAAAACTCTTTCCGATCAGGATGTAGTCGCCCGCGCCCGCACGGGGCAGGAAGCGGCATTTCGCGAATTGATCGGCCGCTACGAGCGGCCCGTCTTCTCCCTCATCTACCGGCTGGTCCGGAATCGCGAGCAGGCCGAAGACCTGGCCCAGGACACCTTCATCAAGGTGCTGAATGCGCTGGAGCGCTACGACCCGTCCTACAAGTTCAGCTCCTGGATCTTCAAGATCGCCCACAACACGGCCATCGATCATCTGCGGCGCAAGGAAGTGGACACCCTTTCGCTGGAAGGCTCGCCCCATGCGGAGACGGCGGAGGCACTGGATGCCAGCACGCTCACGGCGGTGGCGGCGGGCCCCACGCCCGAGGAGCACGCGGCCAGTCAGGAGTTGGGCGCCGAGATCGAGCGGGCCATCGCGCGGCTGCGGCCCGAGTACCGTACGGCGATCGTGCTCTGGCACGTCGAGGGCCGGCCGTACGAGGAGATTGCGCAGATCATGGACGTGCCCCTGGGCACGGTGAAGACCTACATCCACCGGGCTCGTAACGAGTTACGCAAGCGGCTCGGTCACCTCTATGGCTGAAACCCGAGCGGGTGAGCGTGCGTAAGGAAGGTTGGACCCGAGCGCGGAGTGCACAGCTTGACTGAGCGAAAGCACCTGAGCCCCAAGCGGATGCAGGCCTACGCCGAGGGGGCGCTCTCGCCTGCGGAGCGCGGGCTCTTCGAGTCGCATCTCGAGGCGTGCGCGCGCTGCAGCGCGGCGACAGTGCAGTGGCAGGCGCTGTTCCTGGCGCTGGCAGCGCTGCCGCGACTCGCGCCCGCGCCGGGATTCGCCGATCGCGTGCTGGCGCAGGTCCATGCCCGCGTACCGCTGGTCGATCGGCTGCTCGACTGGCTGGACCGCCTCGTGCCCCGGACCACCGGCGGCTGGGCCGTGGCCACGGCGTTCCTGGCGCTTCCGGTGCTGCTGGTGGGCGGTGTTGTCGCCTGGATCCTGGCCACGCCCTGGCTCACCTTCGAGGGGCTCTGGCTGTTCCTGCGCGGCCGGGCTAGCACCGCCTTGCTTGCGCTTGCCGAGCGCGCGGGTGACATGTTCCTGGGCAGCCAACCGACGTTGTGGGTGGCCAACGGGATTCGGGCCGTTGCCGCCACCGGCGCACTGGACAAGGTCGGGCTGGTCATCGCCGCATTGGCGACCGTCACCCTGATCTCCATCTGGGTCCTGTACCACAACCTGTTCCGCTCGCCTACGCGGGGTAGCACGTATGGCACCTACTGCTTCTAAGCGTACTGCCGCGCACCGGCTGGTGACGCTGGCGCTGGCGCTGGCCGCGGCGCCCGCAACCCTGGCCGCACAGGAAGCCGCGTCTCAGGCGAGACGGCCGGCGGGTATCCTCTCGAGTCAGATCGAGACTTCCCGGGACGCCGCCGAGCTGACACTCGAGCTGCAGGGCGGCCGCCAGCTCGAGATCGCGGTGCGCGACGGCCGGGGGCTGGTCAACGGGCGAGACATCGGCTTCGTCCCCCGGGGCGGCGCACTGGACCGGTCGTGGCGCGAGCTGTTGAACCGCGCCATGGTCACGCCCAGCACGGAGCTGCCGCAGCTTCTCGCCGCCTGGGATCCACCGGCGGGCGAAGGGCCCGGCGGGCGCTTCGATGCCGCGATCGAGGCCGCCGTCGGCACTCGGACCGTCGCAGCCGGGGAGCTCTCGCAGGTCCCCTCCTCCGATACGCTCACTCGCCTGCAGCAACGGATCGAGGAGCTGGAGCGCAGGCTCGGCGGCGACGAGGAGGAACCGGACATCGAGGCGGATGCGGACGAGTTCTTCGGCATTGATCGGGCGCAGATCCAGCGCGAGATCCGGCAGGAGCTGGAGAAGGAGTTCCGCGAGCGCCGGCAAAGCTGGTGGCAGAACCCCTTCCGCCACATTGCCCGCGGCGTGGCCGGCATCCTCTCCCTGCTCATGATCTACGCCGTCCTGGTCGGCCTCGGCTTTGCCGCCGTCTTCTTCGGCGGACGGCAGCTCGAAGCCGTTGCCGACACCGCGCGCCAGGCGACGCTCCGCTCCTGGCTCGTCGGCCTGGCCGGCTCCTTCCTCGTGCTGCCCGTGTTCATCCTGGGCACGGTGGCACTGGCCATCTCGATTGTGGGCATTCCGGCACTGCTGGTATGGGTGCCGCTGTTCCCCGTGGCGTTTATTCTGGCCTGCGCCTTCGGCTACCTCGGCGTCGCCCACGCCACAGGCGAGGCGCTGGCGGAGCGGCGGTTCCACGGCGGCGACTGGTTCAAGCGCGCCAACTCCTACTACTACATGCTCACGGGCCTCGCTCTTCTCCTGGCTCTGTTCCTGGGCAGCCATGTCGTGGAAATGGCGGGGCCGTGGCTCGGCTTTGTGCATGGCACACTCATGTTCCTGGGGGTCGTCCTCACCTGGGCAGCCTTCACCATCGGCTTTGGCGCCGTCCTGCTCTCACGCGGCGGCACCCGGCCCCTGACCGAGGGCACCGCTGCCGGCGCGGGTGATGCCTTTGCGGGGGACACGAATGTATAGTGGTCGAATTCACCAATACGGTGGCTTTCGGCCGCCGATCCATCCCCGCAGGCTGTGTGGCCTGCTGCCCCTGGCGCTGGCGCCGCTCCTCAGTGCCAGTGTGCTCTGCGCGCAGGACGTGCGCACGGTAACGACCATGCGCCAGTTCGCGGGGCAGGAGCAGCTCGGGGTGGCTGTCGAGTATGGCGCTGGTCGGCTCAGGATCGAGCCCGGGGCGAAGGGCGCGCTCTATCGGGCAAGTTTGAGCTATGACGCGGACGTCTTCCAGCCCGTCACCGCCTATGCCGACGGCCGGCTGCGGCTCGGACTCAAGGGCCGGAACGGCGTCAAGATCCGCGGCCACAGGGCCTCCCGCCTGGATCTCGCGCTGGGTCCCGACGCGCCGCTCGATCTGGACCTGAAGTTCGGCGCCGTGGAAGCCAACATCGAGCTGGGCGGGTTGCGCGTGCGCCGGCTCGAGGTCTCGACGGGGGCCAGCGAGACGGTGCTGCGCTTCTCGCAGCCCAACCCGGAGCGCTGCCGGATCGTCGAGCTGGAGGCCGGCGCGGCCGCCTTCCGCGTGTTCGGGCTGGGCAACGCCAATGCGGAGCGGCTCACCTTCGATGGCGGCGTGGGCGACATCCTGCTGGACTTCACGGGCGAGTGGCGCGGGGACATGACGGCCGACATCGACATGGGCGTCGGCTCGCTTACGCTGAACGTGCCCCACGGCCTGGGGCTGCAAATCACCCGGGACACTTTCCTCACCTCCTTCGATCCGGAGGGTCTGGTCAAGCGCGGCAACAGCTATTATTCCCAGGATTGGAACGACGCCAAGCACCGGCTCACCATCCAGATCGACGCGGCCTTCGGCGCCATCGCGGTCCGGTGGGTCGGCTCGCTCAACTCGATCTGAGGGAGGTCGATATGATTGCCTCGCTCCTGACATTCCTGCTCGCGGGCCTGGTGGTCCTCATTGCCGTGGGAATCGTCATGGCCATCATCGGCGCCATCTTCTCGGTCGCCCTCGCCGTAGCAGGGTTCCTGCTCTTCAAGGTCGCGCCTATCGTGCTGGTGGGCTATCTGGTGGTCCGCTTCCTCGCGCCGCGGCACAAGCGGCTGAGGGCGGCGCAGCGGAAGTGGCTGGGCGACGAGTGAGCGGTCGCCACCTGCACCCTGGCCGTGCTCGCCGGCTAGGCGCGCGAGGCCCGGCTCGATATCGAGGGACTCGTTAGCGGTCTGTCAGCCTGAGCGACGCTTGTCGTCCGGAGCCCCTCGACAGCGCTCAGAGTAAACCTGCCGGGCCGCCGCCATCGACGATTGGCGGCGGCCTGGCCACATTTCACGTCCAGAGAACCGGGACCCCGTACGGCTCGAAGCGTCGGTCATGGGTGACGATCGTCAGCCCTTCGGCGAAGGCCTGCGCGATCAGCATGCGGTCGAACGGATCACGATGGTGCGGGGCGAGGCCCGTCACTCCCGCCACGTGCGCGAAAGCGATGGGTAGCTCTTTGAAGGCGTTGATCTCGACGGCCTGTTCGAACGGGATTCGGATGCTGAGCTTGCCCAGCGCAGTTTTGATCGCCGCCTCCCAGGCCGAAGCGGCGCTAACGACCACGATCTCCGCGCCGGCTATTGCGCGCCGCGCCTCAGCCCTCAGCCGCGGGCTCCCCTCGCTCCACCAGAGGAATGCATGCGTATCGAGGAGCAGCTTCACGCGTGATTATCAGTTTCGTCTTCGCCCAGGAATCCCACGAGAATCTCGGGCGGCAGGTCAT
This genomic window from Gemmatimonadota bacterium contains:
- a CDS encoding UbiD family decarboxylase, whose product is MAAKNLRAFLDDLDRQGELVRITEPVAARLEIAEIADRVMKQPGGGKALLFEHPLLDDGSRSEMPAAINLFGSWKRMAMALGVSDVSEHGERIARLLQPEVPEGLWAKVQMLPRFAELARVPPRAHRGKAPCQAVVLEGDAVDVRRLPVLTCWPGDAGPFITLPMVISRDPETGVQNVGCYRMQVTGPRTTMMHWQRHKGGAAHYRKHRAAGVSPMAVVVALGADPTTMYTPTAPLPPGIDEYLFSGFLRREPLSTARALTCDLRIPAEAEIVLEGYVDPAEPMQLEGPFGDHTGFYTPADYFPVFH
- a CDS encoding ABC transporter permease — its product is MSSRLDTLPLVQLTLVRLREFGREPEAVFWTFFFPILLAVALGIAFRNRGPERIHVGIEAGPGSAQVAAALASADGFATRMVEPAGAREALRRGEIALLVVPAAEGVTYHYDPTRPESRLARLAVDDALQRAAGRSDARPVMDLRVTEKGSRYIDFLIPGLIGLNLLGTGLWGVGFALVRMRTGKLLKRLAATPMRRADFLLSFMLSRLVFLAGELAAILLFARLVFDVSVRGSLAGVLLISTLGAFAFTGLGVLVASRARSIEAVQGLMNLVAVPMWVLSGVFFSSDHFPAAMQPFIRALPLTALVDALRAVMVEGAALVATAASLGIVLAWGVGSFAAALAVFRWR
- a CDS encoding ABC transporter ATP-binding protein, with amino-acid sequence MRSSLASAASAGAAPGGAALECRGLVKRYGDVTAVAGLDLEVQAGECFGLLGPNGAGKTTTIEVLEGLLEPDEGSVRVLGRSWDREARELRQRLGIQLQETRLPEKLTVEETIRLFRSFYGRGPSVGEVIDAVQLADKRGARVGRLSGGQKQRLAVACALVGEPDLLFLDEPTTGLDPQSRRALWELIEGYRASGRTVLLTTHYMEEAARLCDRVAIMDHGRILALGAPAELVASLGAEHVVDFTLANGAASPDASELQRLPGVTGVRTLASRVSLTVREVHTAVPALLEALERRGAALSSLSTHHASLEDVFVTLTGRPLRDE
- a CDS encoding DMT family transporter: MSQHARAGSAAAGATLPGYLFALGAGALWGTTGALSTALQRIGAELTAVGFWRILLATLGFLIYGVLRRELFHIDRRGLLLVGLGGGVLVALFEVAYQFAIAGAGVAGAATLLYTAPIMVALLARPLLGEALTPTRVGLALVVMVGVALTVGGYAGGENGAGDAAGTSRAVGVLGGLLAAASYAGTTLLARFAVPRYGAARVLFLELAGGTAMLALFLPLAGHAPAPATSTAGWIYIVGLGIGSVLLANFCFFAAVRRIDAAPTAVAASIEPVVSALLALAFLSQRLTLTGWLGLLMVVGGVAAGYWREAAQPPGAAAAEREQELAAAR
- a CDS encoding ubiquinone/menaquinone biosynthesis methyltransferase; the encoded protein is MLPPPAEKAAAVRRLFNAIAPRYDLLNHLLSLNFDRRWRRRAVARLLDGGRGGPTRGGSGTSGLYLDACAGTLDLAVELVRQAGTCARVVAADFSLHMLQCGRRKLSGGMIRLACADTLRLPFPDGRLDAGIVGFGVRNLADLDAGLRELVRVLRPGGRLVVLEFGIPTGRLFRRLYLFYFRRLLPWIGRLASGHQSAYSYLPASVLEFPAAEPLARRMEGAGLERVRWEKLTGGIATIHVGEKR
- a CDS encoding sigma-70 family RNA polymerase sigma factor — protein: MEYKTLSDQDVVARARTGQEAAFRELIGRYERPVFSLIYRLVRNREQAEDLAQDTFIKVLNALERYDPSYKFSSWIFKIAHNTAIDHLRRKEVDTLSLEGSPHAETAEALDASTLTAVAAGPTPEEHAASQELGAEIERAIARLRPEYRTAIVLWHVEGRPYEEIAQIMDVPLGTVKTYIHRARNELRKRLGHLYG
- a CDS encoding zf-HC2 domain-containing protein; the protein is MTERKHLSPKRMQAYAEGALSPAERGLFESHLEACARCSAATVQWQALFLALAALPRLAPAPGFADRVLAQVHARVPLVDRLLDWLDRLVPRTTGGWAVATAFLALPVLLVGGVVAWILATPWLTFEGLWLFLRGRASTALLALAERAGDMFLGSQPTLWVANGIRAVAATGALDKVGLVIAALATVTLISIWVLYHNLFRSPTRGSTYGTYCF
- a CDS encoding type II toxin-antitoxin system VapC family toxin; this encodes MKLLLDTHAFLWWSEGSPRLRAEARRAIAGAEIVVVSAASAWEAAIKTALGKLSIRIPFEQAVEINAFKELPIAFAHVAGVTGLAPHHRDPFDRMLIAQAFAEGLTIVTHDRRFEPYGVPVLWT